Sequence from the Ereboglobus luteus genome:
CGCTGCTTGTGACTCGCAACTTGGTCGACTCCTCGCAAGCGCAGGGAAAATTCGCCGAGGTCATACAAGTGCGCTCCTTTTCGAGCCAGCGGCTCGCGCAACTGCGCAGCGCGATCGTCGTCGGCCTGACTCGCGGCATCATTTCATTCGACGACCGCATCTGCTGCCTCGCCGGGCTGACCGGCAACAACCAGTTCGACACCATCGTGGTTGTCGATGTGGGACGCGAATTCCAAACGCTGCTCACACAAAACACCGACCTGCTGCCCGATGACGTGAAACCCGAGGTGTTTGAGCGCGTGATCGCCGTCGCAAGCGAGCTCGCCATCGAAGGGCGCGAGGGCAAGCCCGTGGGCAGCCTCTTCGTCCTCGGTGACAACGCGCACGTGGAAAAACTCACCAAGCCGCTCGTGTTGAATCCATTCTATGGATACAAGGAGGAGGATCGCAACATCCTCAATCCGTTCATGGACGAAACCATCAAGGAGTTTTCGTCGATCGACGGCGCGTTCGTGATCCGCGGCGACGGCGTGGTGATTTCCGCCGGAAGCCTGATTCAGGCGGCGGACAGCCATGCGCTCCCCGGCGGACTAGGCGCGCGCCATTCGGCAGCCGCGGCGATTTCGGTCGCCACCAACTGCATTTCAATCGCGATTTCGTCGAGCACCGGCCAGGTGACACTCTTTCGCCGCGGCGTCATG
This genomic interval carries:
- a CDS encoding PTS sugar transporter subunit IIA; amino-acid sequence: MRLEKIIARSRIVELGSPDITSALEELLEVSINRFPNLKQDVLLKGLLQRESTMTTYLGNGVALPHVRVKLGGERRYILAVGRSVAGIRHDGTKADEAINLIFMLLADDRARDYLQVLAALARIIDDADFVKTLLTAPKLDDVYERLYSAFGGMTARPVQVQQNSMNRTMIAEAERVAKGTACGMIMVFGDTFNSGVELGHWSSKIKSLLVTRNLVDSSQAQGKFAEVIQVRSFSSQRLAQLRSAIVVGLTRGIISFDDRICCLAGLTGNNQFDTIVVVDVGREFQTLLTQNTDLLPDDVKPEVFERVIAVASELAIEGREGKPVGSLFVLGDNAHVEKLTKPLVLNPFYGYKEEDRNILNPFMDETIKEFSSIDGAFVIRGDGVVISAGSLIQAADSHALPGGLGARHSAAAAISVATNCISIAISSSTGQVTLFRRGVMLTLMEKGKMAKV